One genomic window of Methanosalsum zhilinae DSM 4017 includes the following:
- a CDS encoding pyruvate ferredoxin oxidoreductase subunit gamma produces MKEIRIHGRGGQGSVTAAELLAVAAFADGKYSQAFPAFGVERRGAPVQAFTRLSDRPIRLRSQVYQPDYVIVQDPTLIEVVDVANGIKDNGTIIINSEFEPEQFSFSTGAKVMTVDATRIALDVIGRPIVNTILLGAFAAATGEIQPGSIADAVKQRFSGKIGEKNAEAIDRAYNMTMEAKA; encoded by the coding sequence ATGAAAGAGATAAGAATTCATGGTAGAGGTGGGCAGGGTTCTGTTACTGCCGCCGAGCTCCTGGCTGTTGCAGCATTTGCTGATGGAAAATACAGTCAGGCATTTCCAGCATTTGGTGTGGAGCGCCGGGGTGCTCCTGTACAGGCCTTTACCAGACTCAGTGACAGACCAATCAGACTGAGAAGTCAGGTATACCAGCCAGATTACGTGATAGTTCAGGATCCAACCCTTATTGAGGTAGTAGATGTTGCAAACGGTATAAAGGACAATGGAACAATTATTATCAACAGTGAGTTTGAACCTGAACAGTTCAGTTTCAGTACAGGAGCAAAAGTAATGACAGTGGATGCAACAAGGATTGCACTGGATGTTATTGGAAGACCAATTGTCAATACCATTCTGCTGGGAGCTTTTGCCGCTGCAACCGGAGAGATTCAGCCAGGATCCATTGCAGATGCAGTAAAGCAAAGATTTTCCGGTAAGATCGGAGAAAAGAATGCTGAAGCTATTGACAGAGCATATAACATGACCATGGAGGCAAAGGCATGA
- the porA gene encoding pyruvate synthase subunit PorA has translation MAVLRETDKDKMTVVEGSYAVAHAVKICRPNVISAYPITPQTHIVEELSQFMADGEIPNCEYMNVESEFSALSALVGSAATGARTYSATTSQGLALMHEVMFNAAGMRLPIVMTIVNRAMSAPINIWNDQQDSISQRDTGWIQLYAEDIQEASDMIAQAYRVSEDKDVLLPAMVCMDGFILSHVYEPVVLLEQDLTDKYLKKYETELKLDPKNPLSFGAFADPSTYTEFRYLQQQAMDIALERIEEAADEFRDIYGRYYGGLVDEYMTEDADIILFAMGSVVGTVRDVVDEMRNRGEKVGLLKIRTFRPFPAEAIKKAIANSKVVVTLDKNITIGLNEGALFTETKSCLYNTDIRIPVIGFTLGHGGRDIPEKTIENIIDTAKKTMESGIDSESQFIDVREDLI, from the coding sequence ATGGCTGTATTACGCGAAACAGATAAAGATAAGATGACCGTTGTTGAAGGGTCATATGCAGTTGCACATGCTGTCAAAATATGCAGACCAAATGTCATTTCAGCATATCCCATAACTCCGCAGACACACATAGTTGAGGAATTATCCCAGTTTATGGCAGATGGAGAGATCCCAAACTGTGAATATATGAATGTAGAATCAGAATTTTCCGCACTCTCAGCACTTGTTGGTTCAGCTGCAACCGGAGCCAGGACATATTCGGCCACAACATCTCAGGGCCTTGCACTCATGCATGAGGTTATGTTCAATGCTGCAGGTATGAGACTTCCAATTGTCATGACAATCGTTAACAGGGCAATGAGCGCTCCAATCAATATCTGGAATGATCAGCAGGACTCAATATCCCAGAGAGATACCGGATGGATCCAGTTATATGCTGAGGATATACAGGAAGCATCTGACATGATCGCACAGGCGTACAGGGTTTCTGAAGATAAGGATGTACTGCTTCCTGCAATGGTATGTATGGATGGGTTCATACTATCCCATGTATATGAGCCAGTTGTACTGCTCGAACAGGATCTTACAGACAAATACCTAAAAAAATACGAAACAGAGCTCAAACTTGATCCAAAGAATCCATTAAGTTTTGGAGCTTTTGCTGATCCTTCAACCTATACAGAATTCAGATACCTGCAGCAGCAGGCAATGGATATAGCCCTTGAAAGGATTGAAGAAGCCGCTGATGAGTTCAGGGATATCTACGGTAGATATTATGGTGGTCTTGTAGATGAGTACATGACAGAAGATGCAGATATAATCCTCTTTGCAATGGGATCAGTGGTTGGTACTGTAAGAGATGTGGTGGACGAGATGCGAAACCGCGGTGAAAAGGTGGGTCTTCTCAAGATCCGTACTTTCAGACCATTCCCTGCAGAAGCCATCAAAAAAGCCATTGCCAATTCAAAGGTGGTTGTCACACTTGATAAGAACATCACCATCGGACTTAACGAAGGAGCACTCTTTACAGAAACAAAATCATGCCTGTACAACACAGATATCAGAATTCCTGTAATTGGGTTCACACTGGGGCATGGAGGAAGAGATATACCTGAAAAAACGATTGAAAATATAATAGATACAGCAAAGAAAACAATGGAATCCGGAATAGATTCCGAGAGCCAGTTCATTGATGTTAGGGAGGATTTGATATGA
- the porD gene encoding pyruvate synthase subunit PorD, with amino-acid sequence MSITPGGVCQPGTTRENKTGGWRNFRPIYHYDKCIKCKLCELLCPDMSVILRDDGFYDFDYDYCKGCGLCANECPVDAIEMILEEK; translated from the coding sequence ATGAGTATCACACCAGGAGGAGTATGCCAGCCAGGAACCACTCGAGAAAACAAGACAGGCGGATGGAGAAACTTTAGACCTATCTATCATTACGATAAATGTATAAAATGTAAACTCTGTGAACTGCTGTGTCCTGATATGTCGGTTATTCTGCGAGATGATGGATTCTATGATTTTGATTATGATTACTGTAAGGGATGTGGACTCTGCGCCAATGAATGTCCTGTAGATGCCATTGAAATGATTCTGGAGGAAAAATAA